The following are encoded together in the Buteo buteo chromosome 2, bButBut1.hap1.1, whole genome shotgun sequence genome:
- the FAM217B gene encoding protein FAM217B isoform X2: MKTTKECYSNGKSHPSTKGLNKPVSHVKSSPGRLGKNVSSATEKISHDTQHGNQPSIFKKGRNQLDDYSQSKRITSVCTSLHRVQGPKRSLPERRQNESFLHKIPPSIKGSTQGSFCRVKDVPMQHFYCSKKEQLEKNHEEHVAQAGPCSSKWQEASVDEMFLDFESVQIIKEDAEDDSASDLSDSERIPIPPSPCTPPELILRAEEIDPVCLEHVSDVGFKESEYYYPDFLPPPFNSWNLKQLAIFVNVEGKTEFRPKPTGFLEKYIDRLLQLEWLQMQTVQNEKGKAAKARPQTAPGSIRTLKSPGKGKALLSSLPNKQVVPQESITKLPRSYAGHRGDSYCEESRQLYSHPGHLKFSERVGCAVSSQRQSGEVRSEQIKKPAAKQQLLNMQPPENSTKIQSVGNIRPPKQTPVFHGSAAPIKGLKTYACTNPKKNGNANNYVPSKKPTGDRKIKTNGTKQTSCKFK, encoded by the exons ATGAAAACCACAAAGGAATG TTACAGTAATGGAAAAAGCCATCCAAGCACCAAAGGACTAAATAAACCAGTTTCTCATGTGAAATCTTCTCCTGGaagattaggaaaaaatgtatcAAGTGCCACTGAAAAG ATTTCCCATGACACTCAACATGGTAACCAACCaagtatttttaagaagggaagaaaCCAGCTGGATGACTATTCTCAGTCAAAAAG GATCACAAGTGTTTGCACATCACTGCACAGAGTACAAGGACCAAAGAGGAGTCTCCcagaaagaaggcaaaatgAATCTTTTCTGCACAAGATCCCTCCTAGCATAAAGGGCAGCACACAAGGTAGCTTCTGTAGGGTTAAAGATGTCCCAAtgcaacatttttattgcagtaaAAAAGAACAGTTGGAGAAGAATCACGAAGAACATGTTGCTCAAGCTGGTCCATGCTCTTCTAAATGGCAAGAAGCATCTGTAGATGAAATGTTTCTTGATTTTGAATCAGTACAAATTATTAAAGAAGATGCTGAAGATGATAGTGCCAGTGATCTGTCTGATTCAGAAAGGATTCCCATtcccccgtccccctgcacaCCACCAGAGCTCATTCTCAGAGCTGAAGAAATTGATCCAGTTTGTTTGGAACATGTCTCTGATGTGGGTTTTAAAGAATCAGAATATTACTACCCAGacttcctcccaccccctttCAACTCTTGGAACTTGAAGCAATTAGCCATCTTTGTTAATGTAGAGGGTAAAACTGAATTTCGACCAAAGCCAACAGGATTTCTTGAGAAATACATTGATCGCCTTTTGCAGCTGGAATGGCTGCAAATGCAGACTGTACagaatgagaaaggaaaggcagCCAAAGCCAGGCCACAGACTGCTCCCGGCTCCATCCGTACCCTAAAAAGTCCTGGCAAAGGCAAAGCATTGCTCAGCTCTTTGCCTAACAAGCAAGTGGTCCCCCAAGAAAGTATTACAAAGCTGCCCAGAAGCTATGCAGGTCACAGGGGAGATTCATACTGTGAAGAAAGTCGCCAGTTATATTCTCATCCAGGTCACCTGAAATTTTCTGAGAGAGTGGGATGTGCAGTGTCTTCTCAGAGACAATCTGGTGAAGTAAGGAGTGAACAGATAAAAAAACCAGCTGCAAAGCAACAGCTTCTCAATATGCAGCCCCCTGAGAACAGTACTAAAATTCAAAGTGTTGGTAATATCAGACCCCCTAAGCAAACCCCAGTATTTCATGGTTCAGCTGCTCCCATCAAAGGCTTAAAAACATACGCATGTAcaaatccaaagaaaaatggcaaTGCCAACAATTATGTTCCTTCTAAAAAACCAACAGgggacaggaaaataaaaacaaatggcaCGAAACAAACATCATGcaaatttaaatga
- the FAM217B gene encoding protein FAM217B isoform X1, with product MGPGIQEYPLLLHRETQKKESQINENHKGMVNYSNGKSHPSTKGLNKPVSHVKSSPGRLGKNVSSATEKISHDTQHGNQPSIFKKGRNQLDDYSQSKRITSVCTSLHRVQGPKRSLPERRQNESFLHKIPPSIKGSTQGSFCRVKDVPMQHFYCSKKEQLEKNHEEHVAQAGPCSSKWQEASVDEMFLDFESVQIIKEDAEDDSASDLSDSERIPIPPSPCTPPELILRAEEIDPVCLEHVSDVGFKESEYYYPDFLPPPFNSWNLKQLAIFVNVEGKTEFRPKPTGFLEKYIDRLLQLEWLQMQTVQNEKGKAAKARPQTAPGSIRTLKSPGKGKALLSSLPNKQVVPQESITKLPRSYAGHRGDSYCEESRQLYSHPGHLKFSERVGCAVSSQRQSGEVRSEQIKKPAAKQQLLNMQPPENSTKIQSVGNIRPPKQTPVFHGSAAPIKGLKTYACTNPKKNGNANNYVPSKKPTGDRKIKTNGTKQTSCKFK from the exons ATGGGACCAGGCATTCAAGAATATCCCTTATTACTGCACagagagacacagaaaaaggaaagccaaaTCAATGAAAACCACAAAGGAATGGTAAa TTACAGTAATGGAAAAAGCCATCCAAGCACCAAAGGACTAAATAAACCAGTTTCTCATGTGAAATCTTCTCCTGGaagattaggaaaaaatgtatcAAGTGCCACTGAAAAG ATTTCCCATGACACTCAACATGGTAACCAACCaagtatttttaagaagggaagaaaCCAGCTGGATGACTATTCTCAGTCAAAAAG GATCACAAGTGTTTGCACATCACTGCACAGAGTACAAGGACCAAAGAGGAGTCTCCcagaaagaaggcaaaatgAATCTTTTCTGCACAAGATCCCTCCTAGCATAAAGGGCAGCACACAAGGTAGCTTCTGTAGGGTTAAAGATGTCCCAAtgcaacatttttattgcagtaaAAAAGAACAGTTGGAGAAGAATCACGAAGAACATGTTGCTCAAGCTGGTCCATGCTCTTCTAAATGGCAAGAAGCATCTGTAGATGAAATGTTTCTTGATTTTGAATCAGTACAAATTATTAAAGAAGATGCTGAAGATGATAGTGCCAGTGATCTGTCTGATTCAGAAAGGATTCCCATtcccccgtccccctgcacaCCACCAGAGCTCATTCTCAGAGCTGAAGAAATTGATCCAGTTTGTTTGGAACATGTCTCTGATGTGGGTTTTAAAGAATCAGAATATTACTACCCAGacttcctcccaccccctttCAACTCTTGGAACTTGAAGCAATTAGCCATCTTTGTTAATGTAGAGGGTAAAACTGAATTTCGACCAAAGCCAACAGGATTTCTTGAGAAATACATTGATCGCCTTTTGCAGCTGGAATGGCTGCAAATGCAGACTGTACagaatgagaaaggaaaggcagCCAAAGCCAGGCCACAGACTGCTCCCGGCTCCATCCGTACCCTAAAAAGTCCTGGCAAAGGCAAAGCATTGCTCAGCTCTTTGCCTAACAAGCAAGTGGTCCCCCAAGAAAGTATTACAAAGCTGCCCAGAAGCTATGCAGGTCACAGGGGAGATTCATACTGTGAAGAAAGTCGCCAGTTATATTCTCATCCAGGTCACCTGAAATTTTCTGAGAGAGTGGGATGTGCAGTGTCTTCTCAGAGACAATCTGGTGAAGTAAGGAGTGAACAGATAAAAAAACCAGCTGCAAAGCAACAGCTTCTCAATATGCAGCCCCCTGAGAACAGTACTAAAATTCAAAGTGTTGGTAATATCAGACCCCCTAAGCAAACCCCAGTATTTCATGGTTCAGCTGCTCCCATCAAAGGCTTAAAAACATACGCATGTAcaaatccaaagaaaaatggcaaTGCCAACAATTATGTTCCTTCTAAAAAACCAACAGgggacaggaaaataaaaacaaatggcaCGAAACAAACATCATGcaaatttaaatga